Genomic window (Xenopus laevis strain J_2021 chromosome 3S, Xenopus_laevis_v10.1, whole genome shotgun sequence):
GAagtcattactttttttttgtacagtgaTTGTCTAATGAGGCTGGTAGCTGGTAGGGAACATGTGCCAAGAAGTGCTTTCAGAAAGTAACTTGACCCTCTGTTTTGTGTGTTAGTGAGTGCATTCCAAGGAATGAAATTCAGCTGTTTGTGGGGAAGGAATCAAAGTGCAAAATGAATGaggtaagttttttttgttttttcccccctcctCCTGCTTTAATGCTCTGCCCTCAGTGGGTTAAATTTGCCTAAATCCAACTCCAAAGAAAGAGTGAAGCTGCCCaagattttcttttgtttttttgtatcacCTCTTTTAGAATTAGTTCACAAACAGGTGAAACTGTCAGATCatatggtattttttttcaatgcaaaaaaaGGCTAGTTATATTGTTTTTCTGTATTAAATATTTCATATGTGTTTCAGAATTTCagactagtgtgtgtgtgtgtgtgtgtgtgtgtgtgttggaaaCTCCATTATAGTCTGTGGGAAATAATGGGAAACCGTGAGAGAGGTTTTCTAATGCGATTGAATCTGTATGTGCTCATAAAACCCCAACTTAAAAATGACTTCTCTCACTTCACATCCCTCCCCACCAACGCAGGTGCCAAACATATCCAAATGGTTAGTGGTAAAAGCACACATGGAAGATACTCTGCCTCCTGCCATTATGCATATGGCGCAGATTTCAGACCTCAAATTTGCTCCATTTGTACAGTGACAGAAGGCAGGAGCCAGTGCCAACcttgaaacactttttttaaaagtgcgtcacattcaaatgtaaaaggtgAAGGGGAGCGACACAATcattaaaaaagttcctggggtgctaaataagggctctgattggctatttgttagcccctatgtggactggcagcctacaggaagatCTGTTTGGCTGTAAGCCTGgttttctgcaaccaaaacttcccttcaatccaggaattgaaaaataagcacctcctttgaggctactggaagcaacatccaaggggttggcgagcaacatattgcttgagagtctctggttggggatcactgccttggTCTAATGCTTCACAATTCTAAATTTGGGAGCTTTAGAATCAACTAGCTGGAGCAGTACTGTTAATCTAAACCTATAATAACACATTGAATGTAGATGCCTATGGAAtatataagaaaagaaaataaaacctgttactttgcacattttactgaactgaagagtaaaaaaaaaatcagtcaccCAGCCTACTTAAGCTAGCACATTCTTTTCAAAGCTGAATCTGAAGCTTTGCACGGCTTGAAAATGTTTTGCTTGTATACAGATGTCTGAACATGCTTGTTCATTTTAGAACAACTTGTATTTTTGATGGGTAAAGGAGAGTGTATGGACAGCGTCAGATGGGGGGGGGTGGTCTGAGCCCATCAGGGCTTCCACATGAGGGCCCCTCCAAGGGCCTCCCTCCCAAGCTGCAAAttccctgctgcccccccccccccagtgtgtaCCTGCTTCATGAGCATCATGTGGAGGTCCGGATAGAAGCCGGGTGTATGAAGCAGGTCTAGGCCCACCCTGTTGGAGGGATCTTAACATATATTTCCAGTTGTTAACAGGGCCTCAGGGCTGAGGACAAAACAagcttgctatcccacagccacagtcccttcccagaaactattatcccactgctactataggcaccatctctccctactataccagctatcccacaatcccttcccagagactgttatacccacagttactataggcaccatctctccctactataccttatatcccacagccacaatctcttcccagagactattatctgactgctactataggcaccatctctccctactatcccacagccacagtcccttcccagagactattattccactgctactataggcaccatctcttcctactatacctgctatcccacagctcaGGAGACATTAAAGACAGCACAAGTCTATCACACAATACCTATGATCTAGTTCTTTTAAAGTAAGGCACTCCTTTACTGTATAAACAAGAAATTTTGAATCTTGCCTATTTAAAACTGGCTCATGATCAAACATCAGAGGTGTTTTCGTTATATCTGTTATGAAATTAGtcataattaaaatgtttgaacAGGTTTTAGAGAAGTAAGGTTTTCGCAGATGTTTGTAGGAAATGTTGCTGGTGAAAGTCTTGAAAGGGGGAAACTAAGAGTGGAAAACAGATTTTGGTCTTATGAAAGCACTCTTTCACAGCTGGGAGCATTCCCTAAGGATCCTGAACCATGGTTCATGGAGACATGTTAGACCTTGACGTAATGCTAACTAACGTGCAAAATACTCTCCATTACCAGCCCTAACATCACTACACATTTCATTGTTCATATGATTTATAAACCTTTCTAATTTCCTGTATCTGCAAAGTGCCACAGGAATGCTAGTCCACAGATGGGTTGGATATCAGTTTATAACATCACCCCCTGTAgggaacacatacagtatatctgcttTATTTTCAATCTTTGATTTATCGTGGTATTGTACTACAAAGCAATATAAACAAAATGTGCACATTGGAACATGCAAAAATGTGCTTTTCTTTACCTTctcttttataaaatgattttgttaGACAGTAACTACTGCCTATTTCTACAGCAGTCCGTAAATAATCATTCATAACAACTTGCATTTCTTGTATATAAAATGCAGTGATTTGGTGTACTCCCTGAAATCAGAATTATGAAAAGTGCCTTATTGTTTGCTAGTAGTCTAATTGACCATCCTTTTTTGTTGGATATTGTATTTCTCCTCTTATCCCTTTCCATTATGAGCACAGGTTTAATGGGCTTCTTTTGTAGAGGTTGGGGTGTAAACCTTGGGGTGTATAATATAGATTAGTAACATATATAACAACTGCAAAGTCCCTCATCCACTGTCCAGAGCAGCAAATTTCAAACTGCAGCATGATGCTCTGGAAGCTATAGTTCAATAAGGAgtggatttattaagggttgaattgaaaattctaaaaaaattttatggtcaaaactctcaaattcgaattgtaaattatctaaactcgatttcagttttaattccaatttcaagatttatcatactcttgccctttaagaacttaaattagactattcaccacctaaaacctgcagagttcacgTAAAatctcaatgggagaggtccagtgaccatttttaCGCTGTtagtagccttcttgacatttgagtaaaatcaaatttaatAGAAAATGCACATTAATTCCTAACTCGACCttcaataaatgtgcctccccgtgtctAAATAAAGTCATCAGATTATTTTATAAATCAGGGGCATGCAAGTTTCTTAAATGCATTGCTTTTAAAATCAGATGCAGTTGGTGCAGTGCTTCAAGGTGGGTTTTCTAAAAATATCTGGTAACTTGGTCTTCAGCTTgggaaaaatcacaaataaattacaaagcgtgtattttgtgtgtgaatATATCATGTATTGTTCACTTGTGAGGCAGTGTCCCATTTCCCCATAATAATACTATGCTAATTGCCAAAGATACAGTGTAGTTAATgccctaaaacattttttggtattGTGATTTAACCATTTTTACATCAAATTATGTGCCAGTAGGGTAAGTCAATGCAGACTCCATTTCATGGCAGTAGTGCAACAACAGTGGCCCATCTGTAATTTTAAATTAATACTATATCAATAGTAACACTATATAGTGACAGATTCTGCCTGGCTCATGGGTGATAATGGTAGTGTGCCAGTTGCTGTCTGCAGTTCTGCAAGCTCATCCCCTGTTCAAATGCTTGACATATGTACTCTTTTGCTGTGCAAACTGTAAAATGCCAGACTTGGTTTACACTAGATGTGTTACATGGCTGCTACCAGATTGGTGCTTATCCATGAGCACATACGGTAACCATATGAATGAACTGGATGGAGAAATATAATACCATTACCAAATGTAAAGTGATTATGACTGCACTTAAAAGCAATGAATCTCGGCAATGGAGTTTGTTGAAATGTTCTGTGTTTAAAGGCAATTCATCAAATTAACTTAGAGTACATGTAGTTGTTTCTTAATGATGAACACATACACATTGAAATTTCAATCAACTTTCATGACGGCTTTGGCATATTCTCCACCGGCATTTTAGGATGTTGGAAAGTACTAAACCCAACGGTGCAGTTTATTTTCAATATTCCCACTCCCCCACACCTGGACAAATCAGTAGTTTATCATTTCTTGCCTAATGTACATTATGCATTGTGTACAGCATGTGTCTGCATTAAGCATTCttcttttggatttattttacagACCATAAGGTGCACCTTGGTAAACTGCATCTGCCTTGGTTTTAAACCTGGCAAAATAAACCATCGTCTGTGTGAGCAGTGCAGGCACGGATGGGTTGCAcatggtatgttttttttattttttcttctatgtCATATCAAGTTTCACTATTTTGACGACTGCATTGTGTTGTAATATCTCTCATCCATGTTTTAtactttgtttattttagcaCTTAGCAAATTACGGATCCCACACTTCTATCCCGCCAGCCAAGTAGAAATCGTTCAGTCCAGCGCAGTGTTTGATATCGGCAGCCTCATTCTCTACGGGACACAAGCCATTCCAATCCGTCTGAAGATTCTGCTAGATCGCCTTTTCAGTGTCATCAAGCAAGAAGAGGTCTTGCAGATTCTGCACTCACTTGACTGGACCCTCCAGGATTATATTCGTGGTTATGTATTGCAGGTACTTATGTATATATTTTCCACATAGGGGGCATTTACAGCCAAGAATCAGCTCATCCCTCAGCATATTCACTCTGATTTTTGTTCCCATAGAGCAATGTTTGGTAACCGTAGAAGTgtgcaaatccttttttttttttttttttaattttctttttttttttttaattttcttaatgGATAGTCAatgtttttattggtaaattaggAATTATTCATTTTGCTGTTCTGCTCTCCAATTTGGAGCTGAAACTAGTCTCTAGTTGTTGGCCCTTACTCTAGCAACTAGGCAGTTCTTTGAATGTCTGGGACACAAATTGCAAGGGgtctgtagagaaaaaaaaagtacaatactAGAAATTAATTACTGAGACCAATTGTAGttatgtttttgccttccttttacagagaaaagtgtTATCACATGGATATGTTTTCTTCCCCTTTCTCCTAAAGCAGCACATCTCTAAAGCTTTATGACTGGGATTCttgctatatttttataaaaaaaaagttaagcaaGCAAACCCCTTTGTATTGTTGGGCTGCAACCAAACACATAGGAATTAGTTACAGAGTTAAACAACCACAATTATGGTGCTCTTTGGCACTTCTGGTCTTGTTGTTTTCAACAATTACAATTATATGCAAAGCACCGGTGTGATTTTTTATTTCATGACACTAATCAATAGTGGATAATCTTACCTTTTAGTATTGGGATTAAAAATATGGAATCTATTACCCTGAACTTCTACAGCATAAAAAAATTACGATACATTCTTCATTGTACTTGAAACTCTTTCATGTACTGAGAAAAATCTCCGCAGACTATCAAATACATGTCctgtgataaaatatttattgtagttattgggaaaagttagacaaGACAATGGTCAGAGTTTGATAGAACTCCAAAGCTCAAGTGTAATTACAGTTTGTGCTTTGTGAGTACTGGCAATAGATCAATATGTTACCTGGAAGATTATTAAATGTGCAATCCgtgcaatgaaaaaaatgaacTTGAGTTATAActgcttttaataataatataatctacttttaatatatataaatatatatatttgtttagatgGAGAGAACTTGAACTAATTTagttgctaaacaaaaagcttttGACAATATAAATGTTGCAGTTAGTTGATGGAAACTGTTTGTTATTGAATTGTTTGGGGGAAATGTTTTTACTTCGATTGTGTCAACCTGTCTTTTCATCTGCTGCAGGATGCCTCTGGAAAAGTTCTAGATCACTGGTCTATTATGACTGTTGAAGAAGAGCTAGCTACACTGCAGCAGTTCCTCcgttttggcgaaacaaaatctATTGTGGAGCTCATGGCAATCCATGAAAAAGAAGGTTATTCTGTACTTGTGCCCAGTACTAGAACCAATTCTGACATTCGAGCATTTATTGAAAGCAGCAACCCAAGGGGCAGTCCTATTTTACCTTCCCCACTGGAGAAGGTGTCTCCCTCAGCCATTCATCCCTTTGAGAACATGATTAACAATATGGCTTTCACATTACCATTTCAGTTTTTCAGTCCTGTTCCACCTCCACTTATAGGATCACCGCCAGAAAGACCAATGTCTGAAAGAAACCAAGACAGATCAAAAGATTGCAAAAATGATTCCCAAATATCATTCTTGGACAGCAGCTACTTGACTTCTAGTTCTGCAACATTTCATCTGGAAAATGACTCCAACATGAGTACTCGAGATGGTGCCCCCAAAATAGAAGATGATAGCCCTTTAAGCGATGCAAGCTCACATAACAATATGAACTATGATATTTCTCCAGTCTCTCCAGAGAGTAAAAATAATCCCACAGAAATAAATATCAATGGGCCTAGGAAGGGTCGTGTTTTTTGCACTGCTTGTGAAAAGACCTTTTATGATAAAGGCACATTAAAGATTCATTACAACGCTGTCCATCTGAAGATAAAACACCGGTGTACAATTGTGGGATGTAATATGGTCTTCAGCTCCCTAAGAAGTCGGAACCGCCATAGTTCTAATCCCAACCCAAGGCTGCATATGCCAATGAACAGAAATAACAGAGACAAGGATTTAAGGAATGGACTAATTATATCTGCCGATTCTAAAAGACTTACACCTAAATCTTGTAACTTGGATAGCAGATCAGGTAATAACTATGCCAGTACTGCTCCTGATACAAAATTGCAGTCTGTTCTCCCCAGTGTTGGACAATCATGTGTGCTCTTTCCCAATCTGAAAACTGTCCAACCAGTTCTGCCCTTCTATCGAAGTCCTGCAACATCTGCTGAACTTGCCAATACTCCTGGAATACTACCCCCTCTTCCTGTCATTTCTGAGTCTATCTCAGACAAAATTATTTCTGATGACTTTCTCTCAGATACAATGCCCAAAAAGAAATCTCGAAAATCCAGCATGCCCATCAAAATCCAGAAAGAGTACATTGATGCACCACAAGGAAACCTAGAAGAAGCTAGTTCTGAAGAGGACAACCCTATACATGAAACAAGCAACGACACCTTTGAAAATTGTGATAAAAATCAAGAGATAGATATTTCTGGGGGGATACAAAGAGACAACATGTTTTTGGATTCATATAAATCAAATGACTCTGAAGATCAGCATTATCAGTCTGTGATGGATAATAATTACAACAGTGCTTCTTCTGATTCTGAGAATGAGTTCCAACCCTCGGAAAAAGAAAATAACCATAACCAAGACTATGCTTTAAATATAGATTTAAGTGAAAACAAAAACGAGCACAACTTTAATGTTTCACAGCAGCTGGCTGAACCCAAACTGTACAATAAAGAGCAGTCAAAACATACAGATTCTGAAGGCGGTGTTGAATTCCAAAACTACTCTGTGAGTGGGGAACTTTACAGTTCAACTCCTAACAAGACTTCTGACTTTGATGCTGGCGAACAGCACTTCCAAATTCCTAAAGACGAAAAGCGCTTTCATTGTGAGATATGTAAAAAGGCCTTTAAAAACCCTTACAGTGTGAAAATGCATTACAAAAATGTGCACCCAAAGGAAATGCATTTATGTACGATAGAGGGCTGCCATGCTGCTTTCCCGTCTCGGAGGAGCAGAGACAGGTAAATACTGAATTATGTCTGTGTATAGTACAATAAGAAACCTTTTTTGTGTATATTGTGCTGGTGTATTATCAGATGTAAATGATGGCAACAGACTCTTTGTTTTGTCATTAAAATAAGTCTTATCAGTTACTTGATAGTGTAAGTTTTTCCAAAGATTTTTATTGTGAACTATAATTTACAGTACTTAAGACTAGGTAATGTAACATGCAACATTTGCTACAGATCTAGTTACCCATAGGTAAATTAGGACATAACATTTACTGGTTGTTTGCTTGAAAGCAAATACTAGTGTCGTAGGTTATGAGATCTAGGCAAACCTTGCCCTTTTGATTACATGTCCTAGTTAGTCTTCTATCTGTACTATGCTAATAAATGCAAGTCAATATCCGCCTACCACTGAACCATATAATTGGTGTATTTTGTAATGTGAATGGTTTTGTAATATTATCTAATGGAAGCATAGATAGAGCATAAATGCTCTGTCGGTCTCTAGCTGTTCTCTGTCAGGGTGCTGGTAGTTGTGGATGTTTCGAACTGTTGAAAACCCaaaaaatgacataaaatatGCTGATTTGTAAGCTACCACTAAAACCAGAGACCCATATTACTAATTATTCCATGATTACACCACATGTTCTGCCCCCAAACCCCAATTCAGCTTACCCTGGAAACACTAAATTTCTCATCTGTACCCACCCAATTCCCACTTAATCACCCTCATTTCGCTATTGTCCTGGCActgccacagtcctttcccagaaaCTATCAAACTGCTACTTTAGGCAAcctctctctccctactatacctactatcccaagCCAAAGTCAATTttcagaaactattatcccactgctactatgggAACCATCTctttctactatacctgctatcccacagccacagtccgtTCCCAGATTctattatcctcactgctactaGAGGCACCATCCCTTCCTACTATACCGGCTATTTCACAGCCACGGTCCCTTGTCAGTGGcttttatccccactgctactataggcaccatctctccttactatacctgctattccacagtcccttcccagaaactattaccCTGCTGCTACTATAGGCAAAATCTCGCCTTACCAAaggcaccagctctccctactataccttatATCCTACAGCCCCAGTGCCTTCAAGAGTCTATTATATCGATTGGTACAATAGACACTATTCTaacactatgggccagattcaatggGAAGGGAGTCTCCCTCTCcagagaaacatatttttatggtCATATTGTCATTCTTAATTTTGGGTATTGTAGTGAATCCTTTCTTAGA
Coding sequences:
- the bnc1.S gene encoding zinc finger protein basonuclin-1 isoform X2; this translates as MNETIRCTLVNCICLGFKPGKINHRLCEQCRHGWVAHALSKLRIPHFYPASQVEIVQSSAVFDIGSLILYGTQAIPIRLKILLDRLFSVIKQEEVLQILHSLDWTLQDYIRGYVLQDASGKVLDHWSIMTVEEELATLQQFLRFGETKSIVELMAIHEKEGYSVLVPSTRTNSDIRAFIESSNPRGSPILPSPLEKVSPSAIHPFENMINNMAFTLPFQFFSPVPPPLIGSPPERPMSERNQDRSKDCKNDSQISFLDSSYLTSSSATFHLENDSNMSTRDGAPKIEDDSPLSDASSHNNMNYDISPVSPESKNNPTEININGPRKGRVFCTACEKTFYDKGTLKIHYNAVHLKIKHRCTIVGCNMVFSSLRSRNRHSSNPNPRLHMPMNRNNRDKDLRNGLIISADSKRLTPKSCNLDSRSGNNYASTAPDTKLQSVLPSVGQSCVLFPNLKTVQPVLPFYRSPATSAELANTPGILPPLPVISESISDKIISDDFLSDTMPKKKSRKSSMPIKIQKEYIDAPQGNLEEASSEEDNPIHETSNDTFENCDKNQEIDISGGIQRDNMFLDSYKSNDSEDQHYQSVMDNNYNSASSDSENEFQPSEKENNHNQDYALNIDLSENKNEHNFNVSQQLAEPKLYNKEQSKHTDSEGGVEFQNYSVSGELYSSTPNKTSDFDAGEQHFQIPKDEKRFHCEICKKAFKNPYSVKMHYKNVHPKEMHLCTIEGCHAAFPSRRSRDRHSSNLNLHQKLLTKEAHEVQSLPYNIPYLLKNTIKDCYQDPPLKNPGQTSVIFKGMNRTGSLVYPMSKIREPCLDSFGTEPVNDNVVLDLSTASSIRSGSSSHSSWDSDGGSEEGKSMILKEQNSDPFQSRGCAKNYLY
- the bnc1.S gene encoding zinc finger protein basonuclin-1 isoform X1 is translated as MNETIRCTLVNCICLGFKPGKINHRLCEQCRHGWVAHALSKLRIPHFYPASQVEIVQSSAVFDIGSLILYGTQAIPIRLKILLDRLFSVIKQEEVLQILHSLDWTLQDYIRGYVLQDASGKVLDHWSIMTVEEELATLQQFLRFGETKSIVELMAIHEKEGYSVLVPSTRTNSDIRAFIESSNPRGSPILPSPLEKVSPSAIHPFENMINNMAFTLPFQFFSPVPPPLIGSPPERPMSERNQDRSKDCKNDSQISFLDSSYLTSSSATFHLENDSNMSTRDGAPKIEDDSPLSDASSHNNMNYDISPVSPESKNNPTEININGPRKGRVFCTACEKTFYDKGTLKIHYNAVHLKIKHRCTIVGCNMVFSSLRSRNRHSSNPNPRLHMPMNRNNRDKDLRNGLIISADSKRLTPKSCNLDSRSGNNYASTAPDTKLQSVLPSVGQSCVLFPNLKTVQPVLPFYRSPATSAELANTPGILPPLPVISESISDKIISDDFLSDTMPKKKSRKSSMPIKIQKEYIDAPQGNLEEASSEEDNPIHETSNDTFENCDKNQEIDISGGIQRDNMFLDSYKSNDSEDQHYQSVMDNNYNSASSDSENEFQPSEKENNHNQDYALNIDLSENKNEHNFNVSQQLAEPKLYNKEQSKHTDSEGGVEFQNYSVSGELYSSTPNKTSDFDAGEQHFQIPKDEKRFHCEICKKAFKNPYSVKMHYKNVHPKEMHLCTIEGCHAAFPSRRSRDRHSSNLNLHQKLLTKEAHEVQSLPYNIPYLLKNTIKDCYQDPPLKNPGQTSVIFKGMNRTGSLVYPMSKIREPCLDSFGTEPVNDNVVLDLSTASSIRSGSSSHSSWDSDGGSEEGNIPVEDSDESCEGLSFITQEELYQNIYLTNRVHQSFSSIPTSMPITCHICQKTYSNKGTFRAHYKTVHLRQMHKCKVEGCNTMFSSVRSRNRHSQNPNLHRLLSESPNILQ